In Colletotrichum higginsianum IMI 349063 chromosome 3, whole genome shotgun sequence, a genomic segment contains:
- a CDS encoding Uridine kinase produces the protein MADDHSGTESHVTVQRRTHYSPPWADVSIIGIAGSSGSGKSTLSHAIVRKLNLPWVVILSMDSFYNPLTPEESKKAFANDFDFDAPDAIDFNVLVQCLRDLKAGKRAEIPVYSFAKHQRLDQTTTIYSPHVIILEGIFALHDPRIIDLLDMRIFCEADADTCLSRRVLRDVKERARDVEGIMKQWFKFVKPNFEKFVEPQRKVADIIVPRGIENHVAMAMVVQYIERKLIEKSTHHRAALTQLELAAASDPLSDRVVILDQTTQLRGMCTIIQDIDTSAEDFIFYFDRLACLLIEQALNNVQFREKTISTPQGYKYNGLQATGDVSAVLVLRGGAAFETALKRVVPDMRTGRVLIQSNVRTGEPELHYLKLPDNIDDHESVLLIDTQMASGGAALMAVQVLVDHGVAQEKIVLACYAAGRLGVHRLAKVFPGITIVLCNMLADIEDRWVEKKYFRC, from the exons ATGGCCGACGACCACAGCGGCACGGAATCTCATGTGACTGTCCAACGGCGAACTCACTACTCACCACCATGGGCAGATGTTAGCATCATTGGCATTGCCGGCAGCTCGGGCTCGGGAAAGTCCACTCTGTCGCATGCCATTGTGAGAAAGTTGAATCTGCCCTGGGTGGTGATTTTGTCCATG GACTCTTTCTACAACCCCCTAACTCCCGAGGAATCCAAGAAGGCTTTTGCCAATGACTTCGACTTCGATGCGCCTGAT GCCATCGACTTCAATGTTCTCGTTCAATGTCTTCGAGACCTCAAGGCCGG CAAACGGGCCGAGATCCCTGTGTACTCCTTTGCCAAGCATCAACGACTGGACCAAACCACAACCATCTACTCGCCTCACGTCATCATCTTGGAAGGCATCTTTGCCCTCCACGACCCTCGCATCATAGATCTTTTGGACATGAGG ATATTCTGTGAAGCGGATGCCGATACGTGTCTGTCTCGAAGAG TGTTAAGAGACGTCAAGGAGCGCGCCCGAGATGTCGAAGGAATCATGAAGCAATGGTTCAAATTTGTGAAACCCAACTTCGAAAAG TTCGTTGAGCCTCAACGCAAAGTGGCAG ACATCATCGTGCCCAGAGGTATCGAAAACCATGTCGCGATGG CCATGGTTGTTCAGTACATTGAGCGAAAGTTGATCGAAAAGTCAACGCACCACCGGGCGGCATTGACACAGCTGGAGCTCGCTGCTGCCAGCGACCCTTTGTCTGACAGAGTCGTGATCTTGGACCAGACAACGCAACTCAGAGGCATGTGTACGATCATCCAGGACATCGACACGTCAGCGGAAGACTTCATCTTCTACTTTGACCGCCTTGCTTGCTTGTTGATTGAGCA GGCGCTTAACAATGTGCAGTTCAGGGAGAAGACCATTTCCACGCCCCAAGGTTACAAGTATAATGGTCTTCAGGCTACAGGCGATGTGAGTGCGGTGCTTGTTCTCCGAGGCGGTGCTGCCTTTGAGACTGCCCTGAAGAGAGTTGTTCCCGATATGAGAACCGGCCGAGTCCTCATCCAGTCCAACGTACGGACGGGAGAGCCCGAGCTGCATTACCTTAAGCTTCCGGACAACATCGACGACCACGAGTCGGTGTTGTTGATTGACACCCAGATGGCCAGCGGAGGTGCTGCACTTATGGCTGTGCAGGTTCTCGTCGACCACGGCGTTGCCCAGGAGAAGATTGTGTTGGCTTGCTACGCCGCCGGGAGGCTTGGTGTTCACCGGCTCGCCAAGGTTTTCCCTGGTATCACCATCGTTCTCTGCAACATGCTTGCTGATATCGAAGATCGCTGGGTCGAGAAGAAGTACTTCCGATGCTAG
- a CDS encoding Nadh-ubiquinone oxidoreductase 18 kDa, translated as MASPRAYNAARLLRCAAPFRASAPMTARRFESQLARGTAGVPAELPSTNQNTPDYTITADKATSTFTPVPKKVQNGSEDVPYIQAAVISGAPMELQARTVRIFQEAKPATQSGNWQGHHWRMDWDILPKGHRWENPLMGWQSSGDMMQGTKLNFKSKEDAIHFAEKQGYEYFVSEPQSRRIKPKAYANNFLYSPKKLKHIRTK; from the exons ATGGCATCCCCCAGAGCCTACAATGCGGCCCGTCTCTTGCGCTGCGCCGCTCCCTTCCGAGCTTCCGCCCCGATGACTGCTCGCCGGTTCGAGAGCCAGCTCGCACGCGGCACCGCAGGAGTGCCCGCTGAACTCCCCTCTACCAACCAGAACACGCCCGACTACACCATTACTGCCGATAAGGCCACATC CACCTTTACCCCCGTGCCCAAGAAGGTCCAGAACGGCAGCGAAGACGTTCCCTACATCCAGGCCGCGGTCATCTCCGGCGCCCCCATGGAGCTCCAGGCTCGCACCGTTCG CATCTTCCAGGAGGCCAAACCCGCGACACAATCTGGCAACTGGCAGGGCCACCACTGGCGCATGGACTGGGACATCCTCCCCAAGGGCCACCGTTGGGAGAACCCCCTGATGGGATGGCAGTCATCAGGAGACATGATGCAGGGCACCAAGCTCAACTTCAAGTCTAAGGAGGACGCCATCCACTTTGCCGAGAAGCAAGGCTATGAGTACTTTGTGTCGGAGCCTCAGTCGAGGAGAATCAAGCCCAAAGCCTACGCCAACAACTTCCTTTACTCGCCTAAGAAGCTCAAGCACATCCGCACCAAATAG
- a CDS encoding Mitochondrial f1f0 atp synthase subunit f, with the protein MSFVPRRGLSTLIPPKALGADPNAVRMQRVVNFYEKLPRGPAPETKATGILGRYAAKHFSGKNASAKPIVHALGLLLVLGYAQNYYFHLRHHKNNAH; encoded by the exons ATGAGCTTCGTCCCCCGTCGCGGTCTCTCGACCCTCATCCCCCCCAAG GCTCTTGGTGCGGACCCCAACGCTGTTCGCATGCAGCGCGTCGTCAACTTCTACGAGAAGCTCCCCCGTGGCCCTGCccccgagaccaaggccaCTGGCATCCTCGGCCGTTACGCCGCCAAGCACTTCAGCGGCAAGAACGCCTCGGCGAAGC CCATCGTCCAcgctctcggcctcctcctcgttctCGGCTACGCCCAGAACTACTACTTCCACCTCC GCCACCACAAGAACAATGCCCACTAA
- a CDS encoding Ran binding protein in the microtubule-organising centre codes for MSFQTSSVSTATPMKHAFERRVQDVKSPKSDINALILDYLTMEGYPNAAAKFSKEANLQPHQIDETIKVRQQIQKSIHTGSIQSAIEALNDFDSEILDCDPTLHFALLRLQLVELIRSCTKTPGGDITPALTFATNHLGPRAPTDSRFLKDLEETMALLIFPHNDLEPQLAAILHPDLRRDVADDVNKAILQRQSERREAAIRQLVKMRAWAESTARAEKKALPDRIGLGLNGDETDGHDQMQLS; via the exons ATGTCTTTCCAGACTTCGTCTGTGTCGACCGCTACTCCCATGAAGCATGCTTTCGAGAGGCGTGTTCAGGACGTGAAGTCGCCCAAAAG CGACATTAACGCCCTGATCCTCGACTATCTGACCATGGAAGGTTACCCTAATGCTGCCGCAAAATTCAGCAAGGAAGCCAACCTGCAACCCCACCAAATCGACGAGACGATCAAGGTCCGTCAGCAGATCCAGAAGTCGATCCATACCGGAAGCATTCAGTCTGCCATTGAGGCGCTGAATGACTTTGACTCGGAG ATTTTGGATTGCGATCCTACCTTGCATTTTGCTCTCTTGCGGCTGCAGCTCGTCGAGTTAATCCGCTCTTGCACGAAGACGCCCGGTGGTGATATCACTCCCGCTTTGACGTTCGCCACGAATCATCTTGGCCCTCGAGCGCCGACAGATTCGCGTTTTCTCAAAGACCTCGAAGAGACCATGGCGTTGTTGATTTTCCCTCACAACGACCTCGAACCTCAACTGGCAGCCATCTTGCACCCAGACCTGAGACGGGATGTGGCGGATGATGTCAACAAGGCCATTTTGCAGCGGCAATCTGAACGCAGGGAAGCTGCGATTCGACAGTTAGTCAAGATGCGGGCGTGGGCTGAGTCGACTGCGAGAGCAGAGAAGAAGGCCCTCCCGGACCGCATTGGATTGGGCTTAAATGGAGACGAGACTGATGGGCACGACCAGATGCAGCTCTCCTAG